In the Pseudodesulfovibrio alkaliphilus genome, one interval contains:
- a CDS encoding phosphate-starvation-inducible PsiE family protein yields MFFFDSKQCKDSLNDPMVNRLWKLIRLSVRMLAVLMTLVIFWGILDVIWVLYQRLMSPPMFLLNINDILATFGAFMAVLIAIEIFANIVIYLEYKMIHLKLVISTALMAAARKVIVLDFSVYGHAEVYALGAVILALGASYWLVGIHEARMASLPKGEKNCEDI; encoded by the coding sequence ATGTTCTTCTTCGACAGCAAACAATGCAAGGACTCCCTCAATGATCCCATGGTCAACCGATTGTGGAAGCTCATCCGTCTGTCGGTCAGGATGTTGGCGGTTCTCATGACCCTGGTTATCTTCTGGGGCATTCTTGACGTGATCTGGGTGCTCTATCAGCGGCTGATGTCGCCGCCGATGTTCCTGCTCAACATCAACGACATTCTGGCGACCTTCGGGGCCTTCATGGCGGTGCTCATCGCCATCGAAATATTCGCCAACATCGTCATTTATCTCGAATACAAGATGATCCATCTCAAGCTGGTCATCTCCACGGCCCTCATGGCAGCGGCGCGAAAGGTCATCGTCCTCGACTTCAGCGTCTACGGACACGCCGAGGTCTACGCCCTGGGAGCGGTCATCCTCGCCTTAGGCGCCAGCTACTGGCTCGTGGGCATTCACGAGGCGCGCATGGCCAGCCTGCCCAAGGGCGAAAAAAACTGCGAAGACATATGA